Genomic window (Streptomyces cadmiisoli):
CAGCAGGCCGTGCCCGGGCACGCCTACGCGCCCTGGCTCGCCGTGCAGGACGGTGCGAGCGAGGCCGCCTACGGTGTCGCCCTCGAATGGTCCGGCAACTGGCACATGACCGCGGAGGCGGAACCGGGCGGCGCCGTGCGGGTCCGCGCCGGGCGGGTGCCGCACGAGGGCGCCGTGTTCCTGGCCCCCGGCGAAACCCTCACCACGCCCCGTCTCGCCTGCGCCTTCAGCCCCGACGGTCTCGACGGCCTCTCGCGCGTCTGGCACCGCTACGAACGACACCTGGCCGGCGAACGGCTCCGCCGCCCCCGCAAGGTCCTCTACAACTCCTGGGAGGCCACCGGCTTCGACGTCGACGCCGCGGGACAACTGGAGCTCGCCAAGGTGGCCGCCGACATCGGAGCCGAACTGTTCGTCGTGGACGACGGATGGTTCCCCGGCCGCGCCGACGACACCGGGGGACTGGGCGACTGGTACCCGGACCCGGCGGCGTTCCCGCAGGGCTTCGGCCGGTTCGTCGAGGAAGTGCGGGCGCTGGGCCTGGACTTCGGTCTGTGGGTCGAGCCCGAGGCCGTCAGCCCCAACAGCCGCCTGTACGCCGAGCACCCCGAGTGGGTCTACCGGATCGACGGCCGCCCGGCCCGGCTGGTCCGCAACCAGCTCCTGCTCGACCTCGGCCGCACCGACGTCCAGGACTTCGTGATCGCGACGCTCGACCGGCTGCTCACCGAGCACGCCGTCAGCTATCTGAAGTGGGACATGAACCGGCCGCCCACCGAACGCGGCCGCCCCGGTGCCGACCACGCCGACCACCTCGATCTCGACGCACAGCACGTCGCCGGATACCTGCGCGTCCTGGACCATCTGCGCGCCGCCCACCCCCACGTCACCGTCGAGGGCTGCGCCGGCGGCGGCGGCCGCATCGAGCACGCGACCCTGGCCCGCACCGATGTGGTCTGGCCCAGCGACAACACGGCCCCGCTGGACCGGCTGAGCATCCAGTACGGCTTCCTGCACGCCCACGCCCCGCACGTCATGAGCTCCTGGGTCACCGACGCCCCCGGGGTGTTCGACCCACGCCCCCGCAGTCTCGCCTTCCGCTTCGTGAACGCCATGTGCGGCGTCCTCGGCATCGGGGCCGATCTGCGGGCCTGGACGGGAGAACAGCGCGCGGAGGCCGCCCGGTGGATCGCCCGCTACAAGGACGTACGCGACGTCGTCCACCACGCGGACGTCCGGCTCCTCGGCACCCCGGCGGATCCGACCTTCGGTGTGCAGTACGACGACCCCGCGGCAGGCCGCACGGTCGTCGCCGCGCTCAGCACGGGCCGCCTCGACGGGGCCCCGCTCGTGCCCGGCCGACCCGAGCGGCTGAGGCTGCGAGGCCTCGATCCGCGGGCGCGCTACCACGACGCCGAATCGGGCAGCACCTACAGCGGGGCCCATCTGCTGCACTATGGGCTGCCCTTCGCCTGGAGCGCCGACCACGACGCCGACCTGGTGGTGCTGACCCGGCAGTGAAGCCGGCACGACATATGTTTCCAGGGCGGCACACCAGCCGTTCCAACCCCCCTAAGGAGTCGAACCCCACGATGGAGCAGCCCGCACCACGGCACGGCGCCCGCTTCACGGGCCGTACGGCCGTGATCACCGGAGCGGCCTCCGGGATCGGAGCCGCCACGGCCGAACGCCTCGCCGAGGAAGGAGCCGCGGTCGTGCTCGCCGACATCGCGAAGGAGCAGGGCGCGGCCGTCGCCGAACGGATCACCAAGGCCGGCGGCCGGGCCCGGTTCGTCGAGGCCGACGTCGCCGAGGAGCGCGACTGGACGCGGATCGCGTCCGCCGCCCACGACTTCGGCCCCGTGGACGTCCTCGTCAGCAACGCCTACACCGTCGAGGTGGCACCGGCCCACACCGTGTCACTCGACTCGTGGCAGCGGCAGCTCTCCGTCAACCTCACCGGCAGCTTCCTCGGCTTCCGGGCGGTCCTGCCCGATCTGCGGGACCGCAGGGGAGCGGTGGTGCTGACCTCGTCCGTCCACGCGTACCGCGGCCTCCCCGGCCATCCCGCCTACGCCGCCACCAAGGGCGCCCTGCTCTCCCTGTGCGGCCAGCTCGCTGTCGAGTACGGGCCCGAGGTCCGCGTCAACGCCGTCGTACCGGGCCCGATCCTGACCGCCGCCTGGGACAGGGTGACGCCGGAGGACCGTGAGCGCAGCGTCGCCGAGACGGCCGCGGCGCGCTTCGGCACCCCCGAGGAGGTCGCCGCGGCCATTGCCTTCCTCAGCGCCGACGAAGCCTCGTACATCACCGGGACCAGCCTCGTCGTCGACGGCGGCTGGAGCGTCGTCAAGGCCTCCGCATGACCACGCTCCCCCCTCAGCAGAAAGGCTGTACGACATGACGCCCTATGCCCGCCGCGGCGTGCACGGCCAGACCGTGGAGCTCCTCGCCCGCCGCATCCTGGGCGGTGAGATCCCCGAGGGGAGCACCCTCGACCTGGTGGCGCTGCAGAGCGAGCTGGACGTGAGCCTGACCGCGCTGCGGGAGTCGCTCAAGGTGCTCGCCGCCAAGGGCATGGTCGACGCCCGGCAGCGGCGCGGTACCTTCGTCCGCTCCCGCGCCGAGTGGAATCTGCTCGACGCCGACGTGCTGCGCTGGCAGTTCGAGGGGGCCGGCACCGCCGAGACCGACCGGACACTGCTGCGCAACCTCGCCGAGGTCCGCACCATCATCGAACCGGCCGCCGTCCGGCTGGCCGCGGAGCGCCGCACCGACGCCGACCTGGTCGCCCTGGACGGCGCGCTGGAGGCGATGGGGGAGCACGGCAGCGACGCCGCGCACGCCGTCGAGGCCGACCTGGCCTTCCACCGTGCGCTGCTCGCCGCCACCCACAACGAGCTGCTCGAACGCATGGAGATGGTGATCGAGTCAGGCCTCGCGCACCGCGACCGCATCGTGCACAGCTCGCCGCACGGCGAGGACCCGGTCCCGGCCCACCGTGCCGTGCTGGACGCCGTCCGCGACCGTGACCCGAGCGCGGCCGAGGCCGCGATGCGTGCCCTCCTCGACCAGGCCGGCCGCGATCTCGACCGCGTCGGCAATCCCGAAGACACGGAAGGCGCCGGCCCCCAGTGAAGATCACCCGAATCGAAACCTTTCTGGTCCCGCCGCGCTGGCTGTTCTGCCGTGTGGAGACCGACGAGGGCGTCGTCGGCTGGGGAGAACCCGTCGTGGAAGGGCGCGCCGAAGTGGTGCGCGCCGCCGTCGACGTCCTGGCGGAATACCTCATCGGCCAGGACCCGCTGCGCATCCAGGACCACTGGCAGGTGCTGACCAAGGGCGGCTTCTACCGCGGCGGACCGGTGCTGTCCAGCGCCGTCGCCGGCCTCGACCAGGCCCTGTGGGACATCGCGGGGAAGACCTACGGCGCCCCCGTGCACGCGCTGCTCGGTGGTCCGGTGCGCGAGCGTGTGCGGGTCTACGCCTGGATCGGCGGCGACGAACCCGCGGAGCTGACCGAGCAGACCGCCGCCCAGGTCGAGGCGGGCTTCACCGCGGTGAAGATGAACGCGGCCGGCGCCACGGCACCGGTCACCACCGCGGCCGAGACCGCCGCCGTCGTCGCCCGGGTGGCCGCGGCCCGTGAGGTGCTCGGCGCGGACCGCGACGTCGCCGTCGATTTCCACGGACGCTTCAGCGCGGCCGCCGCCCGCCGTGTCCTGACCGAACTCACGCCCCTGCACCCCCTGTTCGTGGAGGAACCCGTCGTCCCCGAGCAGAGCCATCTGCTGCCCGGCCTGGTCGCCGCGAGTCCGATCCCGCTCGCCACCGGCGAACGGCTCTACGGACGCGCCGAGTTCCTGCCCGTCCTCGCCGCGGGCGTCGCCGTCGCCCAGCCCGACCTCTCGCACGCCGGCGGCATCTCCGAGGTGCATCGCATCGCCTCGCTCGCCGAGACCTACGGCGCGCAGCTCGCCCCGCACTGCCCGCTTGGTCCGATAGCCCTGGCGGCCAGCCTTCAGATCGCGTTCGTCACCCCCAACTTCCTGATCCAGGAGCAGAGTCGCGGCATCCACTACAACAAGGACGCCGACCTGCTGTCCTACCTGGTAGACCCGGAGCCGTTCCGGTTCGTCGACGGCCACGCCGTCCGCCACGACACCCCGGGTCTCGGCATCGCCGTCGACGAGAACGCCGTACGCGCGGCGGACCGCACCGGTCACGCCTGGCGCAACCCGGTGTGGCGGCACGCCGACGGATCCTTCGCGGAGTGGTGACCGTGCCACTGGAGGTCGTCACCGACCTTGCGCACGGCGGCCGTTGGACATCCCTGCGCTCGGCCGGGCGCGAATGGCTGTGGCGCCGGGAGACTCCCGGACGGGACACGGTGGAGCCGGGCGATCCCTTCGTGGACGCGGGCGGGCTGGAGGAGTGCGTTCCCACCGTCCGCGGCACCCCCGACCACGGCGACGCCTGGTCCCGGGCCTGGACACGGGTCGCGGACCGGGACGTCTGCCACGGCGACCGGTTCACGCTCAGCCGCGTCATCCGCCGCACCGCCGACGGAGTCGAGGCCGACTACGTGCTGACGGCCGACCCGGGCTTCCGATTCGTATGGGCCGCCCACGCTCTGCTGGACCTCTCCGAGCGTGCGACGGTGCGGACCCGCCACGCGGCGACGACCCGCCTCTACCCCGAGGCGGCCCCGCTGCTCGACCGCCCGTGGCCGCCGGGCGCCGCATGGGTGGAGGGCGACTGGCCCGCCCCCTGCGGTCTGCCGCTGGACAGGCTCGGACCGGACGACGGCACCGCCGTCGGGGCCGTCGTGGACGCTTCTCGATGCTGCGTCCACGACGACTCCGACCGCCTGTCGCTGGCGCTGCACACCGACGGTCAGCCGACGTCGATCGCCCTGTGGCGCAACCTCGGCGGCTTCCCCGCCGGGAATCCCTACCGCAGCACGGGTGTCGAGCCCATGCTCGGCCGGGTCTTCGACCTCGCCGAGGCGGGTCCCGGCGACGCCGCCCGCGTACCCGCCTCCGGCGAGGTGCGGTGGCGGCTCGCGCTGACCGCCGACTGCGGCTGTTCCTGAACCGACCTGTGTGACGAAGGAGCCCTCCATGGACCTGCGAGCGGCCCTTGCCGCCCACCGTCTGATCGCGATCGTGCGCGGATCGGACCCCGAGGCCGCGGTGCGTACCGTGCTGGCCCTGGCCGACGAGGGCGTCGAGCTGATCGAGGTGTCGCTGAGCGGCGAGGACGCGCTGTCCGTGATCGAGCGGGCGCGCGCGGCACTCGGCCCCGACCGGGCGCTCGGCGCCGGCACCGTCCTGACCGCCGACGACGCCCGTGCCGCCCAGCGGGCCGGCGCGGACTTCGCGGTCACTCCCGCGGTGGGTGAGGCCGTCGGCGCGGCCCGAGTACTCGGACTGCCCGTTCTGGCCGGGGTGATGACCCCCACCGAGATCCTGTCCGCTCGCGCGCTGGGCGCCGCGGCGCTGAAGATCTTCCCAGCCGCGCAGGCCGGCGGCCCCGGCTATCTCAAGGCCCTGCGCGGCCCGTTCCCGCACGATCCGTTCGTGCCGGTGGGAGGCGTCGACGAGGCAGCAGCCCGGGCGTACCTGTCCGCCGGAGCGACCGCGGTCGGCGTCGGCTCGCCCTTGATCGGCGACGCCGCCGACGGCGGCAGTCTCACCGCGCTGCGGGACCGGGCGCGCGCCTTCCTGGACGCCGTACGCAAGGACACGCAGTGACCGAAGCCGAAGCACATGCCGAGGGGATACGAATGGCCGCGGACACGGACACGCCCGGGGCCGAGGTCCTGGGTCCCGACCGTCTGGAACTCGGTGAGGGCATCCGCTGGACCGACCGCGGGATCGTGCTCGTGGACATCCTCCAGGGCCGTCTCCTCACCACCGCCGAAAGCGCCGGCGCCCCGCTCCGGGAACTGGTCCGACTGCCCGTCCCCCTGGGCGCGGTGGCCCCCGTGGCCGGCGCCCCCGGCCATTGGATCGCCGCCGCGGGCACCGGGGTGTGCCTGATCGCGTCCGACGGTTCGACGCGCTGGCTGGACCGGCCCGAGGCGGATGCCGTACCGCCCCTGCGCATGAACGACGGGACCGCGGACCCGTCGGGCCGGTTCTGGGCGGGCAGCATGGCCTACGACGCGGACGAGGGACGCGGTTCGCTCCACCGGGTCGACCACGACGGCACGGTGACCCGCGTCCTCGACGGGATCACCGTGCCCAACGGACCGGCGTTCACGGCCGACGGCCGGACGATGTACCTGGCGGACAGCGCCCGGGGCGTCATCCGGCGCTACCCCGTCGACCCGGTCACCGCCGCCCTCGGGACACCCGAGACCTTCGTCACCGTCGACGACGGCAGCCCCGACGGCATGGTGGTGGACGCCCAGGGAGCGGTGTGGGTCGCGGTGTGGGGCACGGGCACCGTACGGCGCCATCTGCCGGACGGCCGCCTCGATCGCGTTCTGCGGCTGCCGGCCCGGCAGCCCGCCGGTGTCTGCCTGCGGGGCGACCTCCTGCACATCACCACCGCCCGAGTGGGGCTCGCCGAGCCCGGCCCCTACGACGGCGCCGTGTTCACCGTGCGGGTGGACGTGCCCGGCCGGCCCGCCGACTCGTACCGCCACCGGGATCACCTGCCGTCCCCGAGGGAGTCGTCGTGAACAGCGTCCGGCGGCCGGCCGAAGGAGCGGTCGTCTGCATCGGCGAGACCATGGCCGCCCTCGCGCCGGCTCCGTCGCGGTCGCTGGAGACCGCCGAGCAGCTGCGGGTGTCGGTGGCCGGGGCGGAGTCGAACGTGGCCATGTACCTGGCGGAGCTGGGTGTCCCGGTCTCCTGGCTCTCGGCGCTGGGCGACGACGCGCTGGGGCGGCGGGTCCGCGCGGCGGTCGGCGCGGCGGGCGTCGACGTCGACGGGGTGCGGCACGACCCGGAGCGGCCCACGGGCCTCCTCGTGAAGGAGCCCGTCGGCGGCCGGACCCGTGTCCACTACTACCGCGGCAACTCGGCGGCCTCGGCCCTGGGACCCGAGGTGCTGGGCGACGACCGGCTGCGGTCGGCGACCCTCGTGCACCTCACGGGCATCACCCCGGCCCTGTCGCCCTCCTGCCGGAGCCTGGTGTCACAGGCGCTCGGCGTCCCGCCGGGCGACCGCCGCCACGCGATCAGCTTCGACGTCAACCACCGCCCCGCGCTCTGGCCGCCCGGCACGGCCGCGACCGTGCTGCGGAATCTGGCCGATCGCGCGGACATCGTCTTCGTCGGGCTCGACGAGGCACAGGAACTGTGGGACGCCGACCTCGAACCGTCCGACGTGCGGGCGCTGCTGCCGCACCCGCGCGTGCTCGTCGTCAAGGACGGCGGTCGCGCGGCCACCGCCTTCGGCGCGGCGGGCGAGTCGACGACCGTGCCCGCTCTGCGCACGCAGGTGGTGGAGCCCGTCGGCGCCGGTGACGCGTTCGCCGCCGGCTTCCTCGCGGGCCTGCTGCGCGGCGGGGACGCTCGGCGCGCTCTGCGGCTCGGACACATCACGGCCGCGTCGGCACTGAAGGTGACCGGGGACCACGGCCCCCTGCCGGATCGGGCCCGGATCGAGGAGCTGCTCGATCTCCCGAGCCATGAGTGGGCCGCCCGGAGGGGGGACCACTGACACGCTCCGCGCACTGGTCCATACCAGACTCTTGACAGGGGTAATCGCTCACTTCTTAAATCATCTAGTGAACTAAGCCCCTGCCAGAGCTCGTTCGCCCCCCACCTCACGGCGCGGAATCGTGGGCACCCTTCCGCGTCTCGGTTATGTCATGGGCATGCCACCCCCACTCCCTCACGTCGGTCGTCCTCCGATCCGGTGCAGCGCGCTTCCCGGCCCGCAGCAGCACTCTCCCCCCCATGCCGTCACCGAGGCGGAAGCAGCCGCCTGTCACGGACCCGCACCGGAGCCCCCCAACCAGAAGTGGACGGTGACCCGATGACCATCAAGCCCACCCGCGGCCCCGCGACGCGCAGCGTCCTGGGCGCCGCGGCCGCCGCCGCTCTCCTCACCGGCCTGACCGGCACCCCGGCGAGCGGCGCCGCGGCGGCCACCGGGCAGATCACCGGCCTGGGCGGCAAGTGCGTCGACGTCGCCGGCGCGAACAGCGCCAACGGCACGCCCGTTCAGCTCTACGACTGCAACGGCACGACCGCCCAGCAGTGGACCGTCGGCGGTGACGGGACGATCCGCGCTCTCGGCAAGTGTCTGGACGTCGCCTCGGGCGGCACGGCGAACGGCACACCCGTGCAGCTGTGGGACTGCAACGGCTCCGCCGCCCAGCAGTGGGCCCTCCCCGCCGCACGCGACATCGTCAACCCGCAGGCCGGCAAGTGCCTGGACGTCACGGGCAACAGCTCCGCCAACGGCACCCGCCTGCAGATCTGGTCCTGTACGGGAGCCGCCAACCAGAAGTGGACGGCGCCCGGCGGCGACACCCCGGAGCCCGGCCCGGGAGCGATGGCCGTCGCACCGTACCTCTACAACGGCTGGGGCAGCCCGCCCAGCCCCACCACCGTCATGAACGCGACCGGCGTCAAGTGGTTCACGCTCGCCTTCGTCCTCAGCAACGGCTACTGCAACCCGCAGTGGGACGGCGGCCGTCCGCTGACCGGGGGAGTCGACCAGCAGACCGTCAACACCATCCGCGCGGCCGGCGGTGACGTCATCCCGTCCTTCGGCGGCTGGAGCGGCAACAAGCTGGAGAGCTCCTGCGGCAGCGCGGGCGAACTCGCCAACGCCTACCAGAAGGTCATCAACGCCTACGGCCTCAAGGCGATCGACATCGACATCGAGGCCGCCGCGTACGACAGCCCGACCGTCCAGCAGCGCACGGTCGACGCGCTGAAGACCATCAAGGCGAACAACCCGGGGATCAAGGTGTACGTCACCTTCGGCACCGGACAGAACGGCCCCGACAGCAGCCTGATCAGCAAGGCCGCGGCCTCCGGGCTCACCGTCGACAGCTGGACCATCATGCCGTTCAACTTCGGCGGCGCCGGCCAGAACATGGGGCAGCTCACCGTCCGCGCCGCGGAAGGGCTGAAGACGGCCGTCAAGAACGCCTACGGCTACTCCGACGACCAGGCCTACCGGCACACCGGGATCTCCTCCATGAACGGCATCACCGACAACAACGAGACGGTGACCGTCAACGACTTCCGCACGATCCTCGCCTACGCCCAGCAGCGGCACCTCGCCCGGCTGACCTTCTGGTCGGTCAACCGCGACCGGCCCTGCACCGGTGGAGGCGCCGACACCTGCTCGGGCGTCGCCCAGCAACCCTGGGACTTCACCCGGGTCTTCGCCCAGTACAACGGCTGACCGCGCGCTTTTCGCCCACCCACCCGACGCCCGCGCCCGTACAGGAGAAGACGTGCTCCGACGAACTTCGAGACCGCCCACCGCCGGCCGCTCCGCATCGGCGGCCGCACTCATGACCCTGCCACGGACCGCGGCCCTCGTGGCCGCGGCCACGATCGCCTCGCTCCTGACCGCCGCCCAGCCCGGTCAGGCCGCGGCCCGCGACGCGGCCGACGCGGCCCCCCGGGCCGCCGAGGCGGGGATCGCCGCCCTGCCCACCGGCTGGTCCACGGTCGTGAACAGCGGCAGCGGAAAGTGCCTGGACGCCCGGGCCGCCGGAACCGCGAACGGCACGGCGGTGCAGCAGTACACCTGCAACAGCACCACCGCGCAGCAGTGGAGCTTCACGACGACCAGCGACGGCTACGTGCGGATCAACAACCGCAACGACGCCCAGCAGGTGGTGGACGTCAGCGACGTGTCCACGGCCGACAACGCGGCCGTCCACCTGTGGACGTACGGCGGCGGCAACAACCAGCAGTGGCAGCCCGTCGACGAGGGCGGTGGCGCCTACCGCTTCGTCAACCGGCACAGCGGCAAGTGCCTCGACGTACCGTCCGCCTCCACCGCGGACGGCGTGCAACTGGTGCAGTACACCTGCAACGGCACCGCCGCGCAGCGCTTCCAGGTGACGCCCGTGAGCACAGCCCCCGGTGATGTCGACCTCGGTCCCAACGTCGTGGTCTTCGATCCGTCGATGCCGTCGTCGTCGATCCAGAGCCGGCTGAACTCGATCTTCCAGCAGCAGGAGACCAACCAGTTCGGCTCGCAGCGCTACGCAGTCATGTTCAAGCCGGGCACGTACAACAACGACGTCAACGTCGGCTTCTACACACAGGTCCTCGGTCTCGGGCAGTCGCCCGACTCGGTCACCATCAACGGCGCCGTGCACGTGGAGGCGGACTGGTTCCCGCCGCAGAACGCCACCCACAACTTCTGGCGCGGCGCCGAGAACCTGTCGGTGAAC
Coding sequences:
- a CDS encoding SDR family NAD(P)-dependent oxidoreductase, yielding MEQPAPRHGARFTGRTAVITGAASGIGAATAERLAEEGAAVVLADIAKEQGAAVAERITKAGGRARFVEADVAEERDWTRIASAAHDFGPVDVLVSNAYTVEVAPAHTVSLDSWQRQLSVNLTGSFLGFRAVLPDLRDRRGAVVLTSSVHAYRGLPGHPAYAATKGALLSLCGQLAVEYGPEVRVNAVVPGPILTAAWDRVTPEDRERSVAETAAARFGTPEEVAAAIAFLSADEASYITGTSLVVDGGWSVVKASA
- a CDS encoding chitinase, which translates into the protein MTIKPTRGPATRSVLGAAAAAALLTGLTGTPASGAAAATGQITGLGGKCVDVAGANSANGTPVQLYDCNGTTAQQWTVGGDGTIRALGKCLDVASGGTANGTPVQLWDCNGSAAQQWALPAARDIVNPQAGKCLDVTGNSSANGTRLQIWSCTGAANQKWTAPGGDTPEPGPGAMAVAPYLYNGWGSPPSPTTVMNATGVKWFTLAFVLSNGYCNPQWDGGRPLTGGVDQQTVNTIRAAGGDVIPSFGGWSGNKLESSCGSAGELANAYQKVINAYGLKAIDIDIEAAAYDSPTVQQRTVDALKTIKANNPGIKVYVTFGTGQNGPDSSLISKAAASGLTVDSWTIMPFNFGGAGQNMGQLTVRAAEGLKTAVKNAYGYSDDQAYRHTGISSMNGITDNNETVTVNDFRTILAYAQQRHLARLTFWSVNRDRPCTGGGADTCSGVAQQPWDFTRVFAQYNG
- a CDS encoding FadR/GntR family transcriptional regulator; amino-acid sequence: MTPYARRGVHGQTVELLARRILGGEIPEGSTLDLVALQSELDVSLTALRESLKVLAAKGMVDARQRRGTFVRSRAEWNLLDADVLRWQFEGAGTAETDRTLLRNLAEVRTIIEPAAVRLAAERRTDADLVALDGALEAMGEHGSDAAHAVEADLAFHRALLAATHNELLERMEMVIESGLAHRDRIVHSSPHGEDPVPAHRAVLDAVRDRDPSAAEAAMRALLDQAGRDLDRVGNPEDTEGAGPQ
- a CDS encoding SMP-30/gluconolactonase/LRE family protein; the encoded protein is MAADTDTPGAEVLGPDRLELGEGIRWTDRGIVLVDILQGRLLTTAESAGAPLRELVRLPVPLGAVAPVAGAPGHWIAAAGTGVCLIASDGSTRWLDRPEADAVPPLRMNDGTADPSGRFWAGSMAYDADEGRGSLHRVDHDGTVTRVLDGITVPNGPAFTADGRTMYLADSARGVIRRYPVDPVTAALGTPETFVTVDDGSPDGMVVDAQGAVWVAVWGTGTVRRHLPDGRLDRVLRLPARQPAGVCLRGDLLHITTARVGLAEPGPYDGAVFTVRVDVPGRPADSYRHRDHLPSPRESS
- a CDS encoding bifunctional 4-hydroxy-2-oxoglutarate aldolase/2-dehydro-3-deoxy-phosphogluconate aldolase, which translates into the protein MDLRAALAAHRLIAIVRGSDPEAAVRTVLALADEGVELIEVSLSGEDALSVIERARAALGPDRALGAGTVLTADDARAAQRAGADFAVTPAVGEAVGAARVLGLPVLAGVMTPTEILSARALGAAALKIFPAAQAGGPGYLKALRGPFPHDPFVPVGGVDEAAARAYLSAGATAVGVGSPLIGDAADGGSLTALRDRARAFLDAVRKDTQ
- a CDS encoding sugar kinase is translated as MAALAPAPSRSLETAEQLRVSVAGAESNVAMYLAELGVPVSWLSALGDDALGRRVRAAVGAAGVDVDGVRHDPERPTGLLVKEPVGGRTRVHYYRGNSAASALGPEVLGDDRLRSATLVHLTGITPALSPSCRSLVSQALGVPPGDRRHAISFDVNHRPALWPPGTAATVLRNLADRADIVFVGLDEAQELWDADLEPSDVRALLPHPRVLVVKDGGRAATAFGAAGESTTVPALRTQVVEPVGAGDAFAAGFLAGLLRGGDARRALRLGHITAASALKVTGDHGPLPDRARIEELLDLPSHEWAARRGDH
- a CDS encoding alpha-galactosidase, translating into MTSPRRWTLRTENTGYTVRLSPDGPWAELDAWGPLGVEDGPSALDWSRRTHFITPADAAPAEYLPYGLRPFAGADLVASRPGEERGVWWDFEAVEEAAGSLRLAFADDVIGLRAVLCYSTVPGTDVILRWTELTCTGDRELRLERIDSAGVTVPVSGPARLTYLTGQWSQEFQHTQLDLPRGTFTMGSQQAVPGHAYAPWLAVQDGASEAAYGVALEWSGNWHMTAEAEPGGAVRVRAGRVPHEGAVFLAPGETLTTPRLACAFSPDGLDGLSRVWHRYERHLAGERLRRPRKVLYNSWEATGFDVDAAGQLELAKVAADIGAELFVVDDGWFPGRADDTGGLGDWYPDPAAFPQGFGRFVEEVRALGLDFGLWVEPEAVSPNSRLYAEHPEWVYRIDGRPARLVRNQLLLDLGRTDVQDFVIATLDRLLTEHAVSYLKWDMNRPPTERGRPGADHADHLDLDAQHVAGYLRVLDHLRAAHPHVTVEGCAGGGGRIEHATLARTDVVWPSDNTAPLDRLSIQYGFLHAHAPHVMSSWVTDAPGVFDPRPRSLAFRFVNAMCGVLGIGADLRAWTGEQRAEAARWIARYKDVRDVVHHADVRLLGTPADPTFGVQYDDPAAGRTVVAALSTGRLDGAPLVPGRPERLRLRGLDPRARYHDAESGSTYSGAHLLHYGLPFAWSADHDADLVVLTRQ
- the dgoD gene encoding galactonate dehydratase; the protein is MKITRIETFLVPPRWLFCRVETDEGVVGWGEPVVEGRAEVVRAAVDVLAEYLIGQDPLRIQDHWQVLTKGGFYRGGPVLSSAVAGLDQALWDIAGKTYGAPVHALLGGPVRERVRVYAWIGGDEPAELTEQTAAQVEAGFTAVKMNAAGATAPVTTAAETAAVVARVAAAREVLGADRDVAVDFHGRFSAAAARRVLTELTPLHPLFVEEPVVPEQSHLLPGLVAASPIPLATGERLYGRAEFLPVLAAGVAVAQPDLSHAGGISEVHRIASLAETYGAQLAPHCPLGPIALAASLQIAFVTPNFLIQEQSRGIHYNKDADLLSYLVDPEPFRFVDGHAVRHDTPGLGIAVDENAVRAADRTGHAWRNPVWRHADGSFAEW